Genomic segment of Paenibacillus sp. FSL R5-0623:
GTACTCTGTGTTAACTATATTTCCGAAGTTACCTTTAATATATTTGTAATTTGATAGTGTCGTTAAATTCGTCCCCGTCGTGCCGACCTCTCTCATCTCATTCAGGTCACTGTACTTACCGGCATCCGTGCCCTCCACGTCCATATAACGCAGCAAAATGGCCGATACTTCTGCACGAGTGGTGGAATCCGCGGGTTTTAATGCGCCATCCTGGAATCCACCGACAATGCCTGTCCCACGGACAAGGGCAAGATACGGAGTCTGCTCGGCACGAATGGTGCCGCGGTTCACTTCCGGTGTGGGAAGCAGCGTATTTTGTGTATCGTTAAAAGCATCCTGGAAGCTGGCTCCGGACTTGATCAGTCCATTGGCAATCCATTTCATCATCTCGTAACGCGTTAGCTCCGCATTTGGATTGAACCCTTTGGCGTAATCGCCAGCGTTAATGAATCCTTGTCTTACAAGCTGGCTAACCGCCGCTTCAGACCAATGACCCTTGAGATCAGCAAAGGGATTCTGCCCCTCTACCTTCTCCAGTCCAGTCGCACGGGCAAGTATGGTTGCATATTCCCCACGCGTGATTTTGCCATTCGGACGAAACGTTCCGTCCTGGTAACCAGAGATCAGATTTTTTTCATAAGCTTTGGCAATTGTCGCTTGAGCCCAATGGCCCTTAATATCCTTGAACTTGCTAAGGGCAGTGTCACTTGTTCCCGATGCAGCATTCGCTGTTGACGTTAAATGTACGGGGCCAACGGGTAATAGTGTTGCTGCCAATAATGCTGTTGTCACCAACCCGACGATCCAACCGTTCCGTTTTTTC
This window contains:
- a CDS encoding S-layer homology domain-containing protein; the protein is MKKQIEGHEKKKKRNGWIVGLVTTALLAATLLPVGPVHLTSTANAASGTSDTALSKFKDIKGHWAQATIAKAYEKNLISGYQDGTFRPNGKITRGEYATILARATGLEKVEGQNPFADLKGHWSEAAVSQLVRQGFINAGDYAKGFNPNAELTRYEMMKWIANGLIKSGASFQDAFNDTQNTLLPTPEVNRGTIRAEQTPYLALVRGTGIVGGFQDGALKPADSTTRAEVSAILLRYMDVEGTDAGKYSDLNEMREVGTTGTNLTTLSNYKYIKGNFGNIVNTEYTLKNNVGVVRYHRFIVVDTRGTKPKGLYATLFVDQNNLTRAQKGRFSTYAEITFTSKLDKSNLLTIARANDNIAIPIQRLFNVSYLEEKGFITLPDDSNAMLKQGVSSKFWSSHTLDPVKGGYMLKNDAGKEVQIYQ